The following DNA comes from Sulfuriferula thiophila.
TTCAGCATTGGATAATTAAACTACATGGCACTTTTGCAAATATCAGAACCGGGCATGAGCACCGCGCCACATCAGCACAGGCTGGCAGCGGGTATTGATCTGGGAACAACTAACTCACTGGTAGCCAGTGTGCGCAATGGCGTGGCGCTGGTGCTGAATGATGAGGATGGCCGCGCCTTGCTGCCTTCTGTGGTGCGCTATACGCAAGCTGCTGCACCGGTGGTGGGCTATGCCGCACAAGCGATGCAGAGCCAGGATCCGCACAATACTATCGTTTCGGTGAAGCGCTTCATGGGCCGCGGTCTCAAGGATATTGCCGATGCAGCGAGCTTCCCTTATCATTTCGTTGACGCGCCGGGTATGGTGCAATTAAAAACGATAGCCGGGGTGAAAAGTCCGGTTGAAGTTTCGGCTGACATTCTGAGAGTGTTACGCGATCGCGCTGAACGCTCGCTGGGCGACGAACTGACTGGCGTGGTGATTACCGTACCCGCTTATTTTGATGATGCGCAGCGCCAGGCGACCAAGGATGCTGCCAAGCTGGCCGGGCTGAATGTCTTACGTCTGCTCAATGAGCCGACTGCGGCTGCCATTGCCTATGGTCTGGATAACGCCTCGGAAGGTGTTTATGCCGTTTATGATCTGGGTGGTGGTACCTTTGATATATCGATTCTGCGCTTGTCGCAGGGTGTGTTTGAAGTACTGGCCACCAATGGAGATTCGGCTTTAGGTGGCGATGATTTTGATCAGCGCATTTTCTGCTGGGTGCTGGAGCAGGCCAAGTTCCCGGAGCTGAGTGCCAGAGACACGCGCTTGTTGCTAGGCAAGGCGCGTGATGCCAAGGAGTCCCTGTCCGAGCATCAGGAAGTGGGTATTACCGCGATTTTATCTTCGGGTGAAACCGTAGATGTGGTGCTTACAGCCAAAACTTTCAATGAAATTACTGCCAGTCTGGTCAATAAAACCTTGTCACCTACCCGTAAAGCGTTGCGTGATGCAGGGCTGACTGTGGAAGAGATTAAGGGCGTGGTCATGGTCGGTGGTTCTACCCGTATGCCACGCATCCAGTCTGCGGTAGCCGAGTTTTTCAACCAAACCCCGTTGACCAATCTGGATCCTGATAAAGTCGTTGCTTTGGGTGCGGCGATCCAGGCCAACGTATTGGCGGGCAATCGTGCCGCGGATGACTGGCTGTTGCTGGATGTGATTCCGCTGTCACTGGGCATAGAAACCATGGGTGGTCTGGCGGAGAAGATCATTCCGCGCAATACCACTATTCCTGCGGCTCGCGCGCAGGAGTTCACCACCTACAAGGACGGCCAGACGGCGATGAGCATTCATGTCGTGCAGGGCGAGCGCGAGCTGGTGAGCGATTGCCGTTCATTAGCTAAATTTGAATTACGCGGTATTCCGCCGATGGTGGCCGGAGCCGCTCGTATTCGTGTGACTTTTCAGGTCGATGCCGATGGCCTGTTATCAGTATATGCGGAAGAACTGAAAAGCGGCGTGCAGGCCACGATTACGGTCAAACCGGCATACGGTCTGGTGGATGAAGATATTACCCGCATGCTGCAGGCCTCTTATACCTATGCCAAGGAAGACATGCAGATGCGCGCCTTGCAAGAGGCCAAAGTTGACGCGCAGCGCCTGCTCGATGCCACGCAAACCGCGCTGGATGAAAACGGCACGGATCTGCTGGGCGCGGATGAGCAGCAGGCCATCGCCGCAGCGGTGCAGACACTGACTGCGCTGCTGGAGGGGGTGGATCATCGTGCCATCAAGGATGCTGCTGAAGTACTCAACGAAGTCACCCGCGATTTTGCTGCACGCCGTATGGATGCAAGCGTCAAGCAAGCCCTGGCGGGTCAACGATTCGATACAATTTAGGAATAAGTAAATGCCACAACTTATAGTGTTACCCCACCCGGAACTCTGTCCAGAAGGCGCTGCGATTGATGTAGCGCCCGGTGTCAGCATTTGTGACGCCCTGCTGGCCAATGACGTTAACATCGAGCACGCTTGTGAAAAGTCATGCGCCTGTACCACCTGCCACGTGATCGTGCGTGAAGGTTTTGATTCACTTACGCCATCCGAAGAGCTGGAAGATGATATGCTGGATAAAGCATGGGGTCTGGAGCCGCATTCGCGCTTGTCCTGTCAGGCAATTATGGATAATACCGATCTGGTCATCGAGATACCTAAATACACCGTTAACATGGTTAAAGAGGGGCATTAATTATGAAATGGACTGATACGCTGGATATTGCGATCGAACTGTTTGAGACTCATCCTGATGTTGATCCTAAATTCATCCGTTTTACCGATTTACATAGCTGGGTAACGGCGCTGCCTGATTTTAATGATGATCCGGAACATTCCAATGAGAAGATTCTGGAAGCTATCCAGATGGCGTGGATAGACGAAGCAGAATAAATAATAGGTTGCAACGCAAAAGGCCAGGGTTATCCCTGGCCTTTTGCGTTTGCGCTAAGCTAACTTACTTGGCGGAGTGAACCGATACCTTGCGATAAGCGGCCAGCAAGCGCTGGTGCATGTCACAGCCAGTCAAATCCATACCCGGTGCGCCAAGGTCGAAGAAGCGCTGTTCGCGGCTCAGTAAGGCACGTGCCTGTGCGACAGTGTCAGTGCCATAGAGCAGCGCCAGATTGGCCTGATAGGGCGCAGCATCTTCCATTTCCAGCAGCGTGGTGATGCAGCGGTATACCAGACGTCGCGGGGCAGCAATTTGTTCGAAGTGGTGTATCCAGTCACAGCCTTCCTGTATGGCTTCGGTGTTGCCGCAAGCCAGTGCCAGCAGCGTCTTGAGTTCACCGATGCGTAAATCTTTCCAGTGCGAGCCAGGGTCGGCTGCCAGCCCGATTAAAGCGGCCACCGGGCGCTGGTCTGCCAGGCCCAGTTCATTCAGCGTATCGAGCAAGGTCTGGCATTCGCCATCATCCAGATTCTGCAGATTCAGTATCGCCGGACGCAAGTCGTTGGCTATGCTGTTGTTGTCCCATTCCAGATCGTCGATCGGGTAGATCTCCGACATGCCGGGCACGATGATGCGGCAACTGTATACGCCCAGATCGGTGTAGTCGGCAATGTAGATGTCGCGGTCGTCCTGATGGATGCAGTCGCACAGCCAGTTGAACTCTTCTGCCGTGGTGCCGGGATGATCCCAGTCGGCGAATTCATAATCAGGCTGATCGCGCAGGAATTCCCAGCTGATGATGCCGCTGGAGTCAACGAAATGGATTTCAATATTCTGTGGATCGGCGATTTCTTCCAGATCGAAGCCGGGTTCATGGAAACCGGCCAGCGCGTCCAGGTCGCGACCTTGCAGCAGTTCGGTGAGTGAGCGTTCCAGTGCGACTTCAAAGCGCGGATGTGCGCCGAAGCTGGCAAAACAGCCCTGATCGTTAGGGTTGAGCATGGTCACGTTCATCACCGGATAGCGTCCGCCCAGCGAGGCGTCTTTTACCAGGATGCCGAAACCGGCAGCGCGTAATTCAGCGATGCCTTTGGCGATGCTCGGGTAACGGGCGATGACTTCCTCCGGCACGTCAGGCAGGCAGATGCCTTCGCTGATGACGCGGAACTTGACATGGCGCTCCAGGATTTCGGATAAGGCCTGGGTGCGCGCCTCAGTCGGTGTGTTGCCGGCGGACATGCCGTTACTGACATACAGATTACCGATGATGTTGACCGGAAACCAGCAAGTCTCGTTATCGCGCTGGCGCTGATAGGGCAGGGCGCAGATGCCGCGCTCGGCATTGCCGGAATTGCGATCCACCAGCGTCTGCACATCCAGCGCGCTGTCAGGGTCGTAGAACTCCCGCAATTCGTCATTCAGTAACGCCTCTGGCCAGCCGCCATGTTCCGGCACGTCAAACCAGCGTTCCTGCGGATAGTGCACGAAATCCTGTTCGGCGATCGTTTTGCCGAAGTAATAGTGGGTCCAGAAATAGCGGCAACCGAGGCGCTCAAAGAATTCGCCCAGTGCGCTGGCCAGAGCGGCATCCCGGGATGCGCCTTTGCCATTGGTAAACAACAGCGGACAGTCGCTATCGCGGATGTGCACTGACCAGGCATCGGCAACCGGGTTGAGCCAGGAACGTTCTTCAATATTAAAGCCTAATGCTTTTAATTTGGCCTGCATGGTGGCGATGGAAGTTTCCAGCGCGGCGTCCTTGCCGATAATGAAATGCTGTTGGGTCATGTTCAATCCTGATTAAAATTGTTCGTTGTCAGCGAGGTAGCGCCATTGTCCAATCGGCAGATCGCCCAGCAGGACATTACCGATACGTATACGTTTCAGCCCGATTACTTTGAGGCCAACCAGCTCGCACATGCGGCGAATCTGACGCTTCTTGCCTTCACGCAGCACAAAGCGCAACTGATCCTGATTCTGCCAGCTGACTTGCGCCGGGCGCAATGCTGCGCCATCCAGACTCAGGCCATGATTTAGCAATCTCAGTCCCTTTTCGCTGAGCTGGCCTTCGACCCGTACCAGATATTCTTTGTCCACTGCGGAGTTCTCACCGATCAGTTGCTTGGCGATACGCCCGTCCTGCGTGAGTACCAACAACCCGATAGAATCGATGTCGAGGCGTCCGGCCGGTGCCAGGCCGTGGGCGTGTTCGTTGGAAAACGCGATGCCGGACTGATCTTCAGGGTAATGATTGCCCGCTGTGATCAACACGCTGGCGGGTTGATAGCCGTCTTCGGCCTGTGCAGACACATAGCCGATAGGCTTGTTCAGTAATATGGTGACGCGGTTATTTTGCTCGCGCTGCGCCTGCTGCATCAGGTCGATACGGCAGTGCGGCGATACCTTGGTGCCGAGTTCGGTCACCGGCACGCCATCGACACGCACCCAGCCACGGGCGATATACACGTCGGCCTCGCGGCGCGAACACAGTCCGCGCATGGACATCAGTTTGGAAAGTCGTAGTGTTTCTTCAGACATGTTGAGGATATGGATTTGTTGCGATTAAAGGAGTGATTTTACGCGGGAAATTGGGGGAATACCCGATTTTGATGAATATTTTATAGTCAACATTATCCAAGAGTTGAATGCAATGATTAGGTTAATAAACTAATAAATTTACGTTCTGGGATTGTTACTAGGTTCAGGGGTATCTGCTACACTCATTGTTAATTTTACTTCACTCAAGGAGTTGGCAGACGGGTTGCTACCTTGTTCTGTCGAACTAAAATATGGCAACAGAGCGTTGGACTAAGGAGCAAGTTAAGCTGGCTTTTCACTTGTATTGTCAGCTTCCGTATGGACGAATTTATGGACGCAACCCAGAAATAATAGCATTGGCAAGAGTTATAGGCCGTACATCTGACGCGGTTGCTATGAAGATGCTCAACATCGCAAGCATTGATCCAGCCATCACGAGTACAGGCCGTGTCGGCTTGGGAAACGCATCGGCTTTGGATCGTGAGGTATGGGATGAATTCCATGCAGATTGGGAAAGGCTTGCGGTGGAGTGTGAACTACTCCGGCAGCAACTGGATGCCAATATTGTGGATGTGGTGTCAGAAAACGAAGAGTTTCTACTAGATGATTTTACTGGAGAAACTCGGCAGGTTCTGGCAACGCAAAGAATCAAGCAGCATTTTTTTCGTCGCGCTGTATTAAGTAGCTATCGTGGACGTTGCTGTATGTCCGGTTTGTCTGAGCCACAATTATTGATTGCTAGCCATATCGTGCCGTGGAGCAAAGACAAAGCGAATCGTCTTAACCCAAGTAATGGATTATGCCTTTCTGCCATTCATGATAGAGCTTTCGATAAGGGCTTTATCACGCTTTCTGATGATTTCAGGATTGTGGTTTCAGATGAGTTAAAGCGTCGCGACGATACGTTTGTGAAAGAGGTGTTGTTACCTTTGAACGGGATGTTAATCGAATTACCTGAACGTTTCATGCCTAGTGTTGAGTTTATCTCACGTCATAGAACAGACTTATTTCTTGATAATCAGTAATAGCCAAAATGTCAGACCAGTTGCCAGTAAAATCACTTGTACTACATGAAGATGCGTTTTATGAATTCTTTGTGCTTTATCGCCACCCTAAGTCACAGTTTGATATTTGGGGCGGGATTGGTTTAGAGACGTTTGGTGATGATCTTGAGCTAGTTTGTGAGTTTGATGACTTTTATTTATGGACTGTAGTTGATGGTGGCGACAGCAGGGATCAATGGATTATCCCGGGCTTTCATTATATCAACCGAATTTGCTATCTTGTAACGGAGAAGCCTCATAACGGTTTAAGTGTCGAATTTCGAATACCGAACAAATTGCAATCTTTAACTCCATTAGGGTTAAAAAGACAAATGCGTAAACTCGAAACAGCTATGGAAGTATGGGGCGGAATGGGTAGTTTTTAATCCCGGTTACAAAGTAATAATGCAAGCTCTGCAAAATCGACTGTTAATTCACGTAGTCAGTTTTGGATACCCGTGCGATATTTGACGGAACTGTATCAAAGCTTTGGCCCCGTTGCATTTTAACAGTCAGTGGAGTATTAGAACGTCCGCGAATAGCGCTGCGCTGCTTCAGTCGGCTATTTGAGGTAGTCGAGTAACACATTGAATATTGCGCAGGAACGGGCGTCAGGTTTCCGTTACACGGATATCTTCCGGGCGCAGCTCAATCAGATCAAATGATTAGCCGCAGTGATCAGTACGCTAGAAATAAAGATTTTGAAATGTCGTTGTGACGATGTGCTCTTTGGTGTCGCTAACGGATGTCAGTGCTAATCTTATCCGCCTTCAGGCAGACCAGTGCGGGGTGATGTTCCTGCGGTTTATCCAGATGATAGCCTTGCACCATATCCACACCGAACTGTTTCAGCATGTTCAATGTTTCTGCATTTTCAACAAATTCGGCAACCGTTTTTTTACCTAACCCCCGCGCTACATCCACAATCGATTTTACAAATACCTGATTGTCGCGATCATTGGGTAGGTCTCGGATAAACAGTCCATCAATTTTGAGTACGTCAGCTTTAAGGTGCTTGAGATAGGCAAACGAGGAAAATCCTGTGCCAAAGTCATCCAGACACGTATGGCAGCCTGTTTTGCGTAGTGCTTCGATAAAACGTTCCGCGTCGTGTAAGTCTGAAATTGCCGAGGTTTCTGTCAGCTCTACCCACAGTCGGTCAGGTGCAACATTGAATTCCTTGAGCAGTTCTGCGATATAGTGGGGAAGGGTAGGCTCATCAAAGGAGCGGCCGGAGATATTCACGGCCAGCGAAGGGATAAGTTCAGAGCTGGCTAACAGGCTGATACTTTCGCGAATTACCCAGCGATCTATGTCCAGAATTTTGCCGTTCTTTTCGGCATAAGGAATAAAATGCCCGGGCATGATCAGCCGCGATTCGTCAGTCTCATCGATCATCCGGATGAGTACTTCCAAATGGGATAGCTGGCCATTATGCGTGTAATAAACCCCCTGGAAATGCAGGCGCAGTAAGGATTTTTCAAATGCACTGGCAATCCGGTCATTCCAGGTCAGCCGATTGACCATTTCACGGGATGCATCAAGTTCCGGGCGGTAGCTGCGCCAGGTGTTTTTACCCGCATCTTTTGCTTGATACATGGCAGCATCAGCGTGTGCAATTAAATCCTCTGCTGACGTCGCATTTTTAGGGTAATGCGCGATACCCAGGCTGGTGGTCAAGCGTAAATTCTGGCCTTCCATCCGGAATGGGATCTGGGAGACTGCCCGTACGATTCTTTCGGCCAGTATCTCCGCGTCTTTTTCCGAGGCATCTGGCATCAATAATGCAAATTCATCCCCACCCAGGCGACTGAATACTTCATTTTTCCGGGTGAGCACGGCGACTTCTCCGGCCACGCGAATCAATACGGAATCGCCAGCGCGGTGGCCGAATGTGTCGTTAATGTACTTAAATTCATCCAGATCAAAAAACAGCAAGGCACCTTGTCGACCATGTCGGTCGGAGTCGGATAACAAGCGCGTCAGTTCGTCCTGGAATCGGCGCCGGTTGAACAGGCCGGTAAGTGCATCCCGTTCGGCAAGATAGACTAATTGTTCAGCGGTCTGGCGTTCACGAGTTACGTCTTCATAAATCCAGAGGCGTCCAAAAAAGCGGCCATCGTGATCGCGTACCGGGTAGGAGAGCTGTGTTACAACCCGGCCATCGTCCATCTGGATTTCAAAACTGTCGGATACCTCGTGAGTTTCCAGTACATTCAGCAAGTGCTTGGAAAAATGATCAGGGCGAGACAGCTTATTAGTGGAATGGGTGAGCACTTCCTCTGCCGAATGGCCGACCAGTTCGATATCTTCCGGTATCATCCAGATGCGCAAAAATGTCGGGTTGTAATACTTCACCTGATTATTCGCATTTACGAACAGGATACCCAAATTCATGACGCCAAGCAGCGCCAGTAATCTGGCCCGCTCTTCTTCGATTTCATTCAGGTATTGCTGGCGACCTTCATCTGCGCGTTTAAGATCCGTTAAGGCTCTTTGCAGTGCCATTTCGGCATTTTTGCGCTCGGTAATATCCAGCATGCTGGTACGGATGCCATTATGTTCCTGATTAGGGCCGTATATCGGTTGCCAGAATACGGCGATCCAGATAATTTCCCCGTCTTTGCGTTGTAGCCGGAATTCGAAATTACCGCCGGTGTTAGCTTGTAGCGCGCTATGTATGGTTCTGGATACGAGGTCCCGATCCTGCGCCACAGCAAAATCGGCCGGGAAGCGGGCTATAGCCACGCACTCTAATGGTGAGTAACCGGTAATGCGGTCGACTGACGGATTTACCCAGATCAGATAGCCTTCCTGATCAATCCAGCCTTCACAGCCATAAGCATAGTCGGCAATGGCATGAAATTGTGCTTCGCTCTGTGTTAGGGCATCAATTCGACTGCGTATGGCAGCAGACATTACATTAAATGTCTGGGTCAGGACACCTACCTCGTCATCCGATTTTACGGGTAGTACGGCGTTGAAATCACCCATTGCCAGTGATGCTGTGGCTTTTGTCAGCAGACTCAGATGACGTGTCAGCCAGTACCCCAACATCGCAAGCAGCACAAATGACAATATGATTTCTATTGCAGCGATGAGTAAGCTCTGTTGCAGTAAATGCGATTGGGCATTTTTTAAGAAGGTGCTGGAGAGCCCGTATGAAAGTGTTCCGTAAGTGTTCTCGGCAAGCTTGATGGGAATTGCTAAATCAAAGTGGTTGTTGCTTGTCTGAGAAAAATCCAGATTTCCATTCGATTTTGGTAAAGCGCCTGGTTCATCCCAGCCAGCAGACGCCACTTTGTTACCGGATCGATCAGTCAGCACCATATACACGATGCCTTCCCCGCGTCTGATTTCAGTGAGTATTTCATTCAATGTGGCGTAGTCGTGCTCAGCCATGGGCGCAGCCAGTGCTGCATTGAATAATATCTTAAGTTCAGTATTGCGTTGTACTGCCTGCGTTTGCAAACTTTCCTGAGATAGGCGGAGGCTGTTTGTGACGAGTAACGTCAGCATGATTGCTTCCACAATGATGCTGGCAAATAACAGTTTGGTGCGGAGTGAAAAAGGGCGAATACCCTTCATTGTGACGATCTCAGTCGGTTGCTAATGTCTTGTGCATAAGGATCAAGCGCAGTCATTTCTGTGGTACTTACTTCACGCAGTCCGATATACCCGGTTGCGTCAAAAAACTGTTTTCCACCCTCTGAATCGGGGGTGAAGTTGAGTAAAGCGGTCTTGATTCTGGGGATTTCCGACGTTATGCGTGGATTGGCCATCCACGTCAGGCTGGGTAATTCTGGTAAAACCAGAAAGATTTTCAGGTCGTTTTTAATTGTTTCAGGGATATTTTTAAATCCGCTGGGAGAAGTGATGGCAAGTGTACTTCGATGGCTTTGTACAGAATACGCTGCACTGTTATGGCTTTGTGTGTCGAGTAACGTGTAGTCCTGCCCGCCACGCAAGCCTTGCTGTTGCAGATAGTTTATTGTCTGGCTCACAATCAGGGCATTTCTGTCCCCGAAAGCCAATGTTTTCCCTTTTAAATCCTGAATTGTAGCCAGCGGCTGGTCTTTGGCTTCAAAGATGATGCCTCTATTAGCCGCTTTATAGTTTGCCAGTGGTAAATAGTTTGCCTCCAATTGCGCCAGGCGTGCCAGATGTGCGGCGGTTACGACTACATCATATTTTCCCGCGATGGTATTAAAGTGGAATGTTTTGAAATCCGGTGCGGTGGTGAACTCAACCGGACGTTTTAACTCGCGTTCCAGATAGATTTGTAATGGTCGGTAATTGTTAAGTAATACTCGTGCGCTTAACGTGGGCAAAACGCCGACCTGTAACAGCCTGGTTTGGGTAGTGCCTTGGGCCGCGGCTAGGCCCGGTGCCAACGGAAATGTAATAGAAACCAGGCAAATAGCAAGCCGGATTATATTGTTGAAATATAATTTCACGATTACCTCCTCCGTTTTATATTGCGTTGTAGCGCAGATGCATTGTCAGGTAATCCGGGAAGTATAACGCTTTGCATGCAACATTGACATTAAGCTACAACCAACCCTGGTGCGCAACGGATAAAATGTACCACAGCTGTGTAAGAATCACATTCCAAGGTGATTAGATCTGTTTGATATGCTGCTGCTATTTAGTTTGCGTGGCGGGTGAGATTACAGTGTCCGCGAATAGCGCGGTTCATTTACTGCCGGCTGTTTGAGATAAGCATCAAAACACATGGCGATATTGCGCAGGAATAGGCGGCCGGTTTCAGTTACACGGATAACCTCAGCGTGCAGTTCAATCAGGCCATCGGCCTGCATGTCGGCAAGCTCGCTCAGTGCATCGGCAAAATGACTGTCAAATTCGATTTGCCAGTGCCGGGAGAATTCCATTTTGTTCAATTCCAGATCGCTCATGATGCGTACTATCGCGTCGCGGCGCAGTCGGTCTTCGCGACTGATGCGCAGTCCACGTTCAGTGGCGAGGCCGCCGGCGGCGATGCGCTGCTGGTATTCGGCCAGATTTTTGGCGTTCTGTACGTACACTTCATCGGTCTGGCTGATGGCGGAGACGCCGAATGCATAAATATCGCAATCCTTGTGCGTGGTGTAGCCCTGAAAATTACGGTACAGGGTTTTGTTGCGCTGGGCTTTTACCAGCTCGTCATCGGGCTTGGCAAAATGATCCATGCCGATATACACATAGCCAGCGTGTGTCAGTTTCTCCAGCAGCAGTTGTTGCAAGGCAATGCGCGTAGGTAAATCAGGTAAGTCCGTTTCCTGTATTAGCTTCTGATGTTTTTTCATCCACGGTACATGAGCGTAGCTGAATACTGCGAGGCGATCTGGTGCCATTGCAATGATTTGTTCCAGGGTCTGGCTGAAACTGGCTACGGTCTGGTGTGGCAGTCCTACCATCAAATCCATGTTGATGCTGGGGATGCCTGCGTCGCGCATCCAGCCGTACACTTCGTGGATGAGTGATGCAGATTGGACGCGATTGACGGCCTGTTGTACGGTGAGATCGAGATCCTGTACGCCGAGGCTGAGCCGGTTGAAACCGCTGTCTGCCAGCGCTTGTACATGCTCACGGCTCAGTTCGCGCGGATCAACTTCACAGCCGATTTCGGCATCGGCGGCGATGTTGAAGCTGGCGCGCAGATGCGCGAACAGGCGACGAATATCATCCGGGTGCAAATAGGTAGGTGTGCCACCACCCCAGTGGATCTGCCGCACCGTACGTCCAGGTAAAGTGAGTGCTGCCATGCGCTCGATTTCCTGAAACAGGAAACCAAGGTACTGAGTGGCTTTGCTGTAATTTTGAGTCGCCACCATGTTACAGCCACAGTAATAGCACAAGCTGTCGCAAAACGGTATATGCACGTACAGCGATAAATCCCGGCCACTCGCCTGCGTTTGTTGCAGTTCATCCAGCCACGCGCTTGCGCCGAATTTTTCATCGAAGTAGGGCGCGGTAGGATAGGAGGTATAACGCGGCCCGGGTTTGCTGTATTTTTCCAGTAATGACGCGGTGAGTTCCATGAACTGAGATATTTTTATAAAAAGATAATCTTGTCGATTATAAACTGATTGTAGCTTGTTAGGCCAGAGACAGAAAAACGGGTAGTGCAGAGCTGCTCTGCTGGCACCGGGTAATTTGCTATGCGGCACCAACAGAACGGAGGGAAAACATCAATTCCAGCAGAGGCTTATTACACCTGCTAGTTAGAATGCGTAACCAACACCCACTTTAAAGGTGGTTATGTAAGTTTTGCTGTCCGGTTCCAGGTAACCGCTAGGCTGTATTGCGCTGGCGCCATATTGCCAGGTTGTGTAATCAATACCTGCGTTGCCATGTATGGTTTTGGTGAAGGCGTAGTCTGCTGCGATACCCGCCTTGTAGATAGCGGAGTTACCAAGACCTGCAGAGAAACCCTGTGGAGCAGGTAAATCTACCGTAATGGCTGGTCGCAAGGTGCGGCCAGCCATCACATTGCCGGTCAGTACCAGCCTGGCAACGGGTGAGTATTGGCCGAGTATGCCAAAAGCCAGGTATTTGTGGCTGTAGTGTTCCATGTATCCGCCGGGTATGCCATCACCCACATTGCGATCCCATTGATGGTAGCCAAATTCGCCATATGGGGTGAGCATGACAGTTTGGCTGGCTACATAACCTTTGCCATAGCGAATACTGAAGTCGTTAATTTCTGCACCGGATTTAGCGACAAGGGAGCCATAGCTGCCGCCTTGATAAGAACCGACATAATCAGTCTTGCCACTGGAATAGGCGTATTCTGCCTGCAAATAATCGTTACCCAGCCACAAATCTTTCATGACGGATACCGACAGGTCTATGCCCGGCACGTTGCCATTTTCAGTATCAATCAATACGCCTTGATAGGTTTCGCTGTAATCCATGTGCTGCATAGTGAGTTGTATGCCGGCCTGGTTATTGGCAGACAGTATGTCTTGTGTGCCAGCCTGTGCGTTCAGGGAAAGGCTGCCTATTGCTAGGCCCATCACAGTTGAAAACAGCATCGATTGTTTGTTAGTCATCATTTTCACCTATATCATTTAAAATTATATTTTCCATCATGGCCTGCATGCAGCTGAATTATAGTCTCATAAACAGATGCGCTTGCCTGATTTAAAACTAAATCCATATGGCTGGTAACAGGCGTGGTGCAGCAGGGTAATCAGCGCGTCATAAGAGGGGTGCTCGCTATTTGATTAATTGGTCATTGTGCTCTTTTTCATCAACATCATCTTTCAGTCTCATGGTTTTAAGAATGCCATCCTGGAAATGAACTTTACGTAATTCTGTATCTGAAATATTGTCGTATGCCAGGGTGATTGTCTGGTAGTGTCCAAGCTGATAACGACCTTTGAAATTAACAATAATGTCGGTCAGGATCGCGCGTTTCGGGTTCGGGGGTATATCGTTTAACTGGCTGAGCGTAATCATGTGATCGGTGTTTTTAGTCAGGGTGTCAGCTTTGATAATGCCATTCGCAGGTGCAAAAGTTGATGCGGCAGGTTTGCTTGGTAATAGCGTATGCTGACTGGGAACG
Coding sequences within:
- the hscA gene encoding Fe-S protein assembly chaperone HscA, translating into MALLQISEPGMSTAPHQHRLAAGIDLGTTNSLVASVRNGVALVLNDEDGRALLPSVVRYTQAAAPVVGYAAQAMQSQDPHNTIVSVKRFMGRGLKDIADAASFPYHFVDAPGMVQLKTIAGVKSPVEVSADILRVLRDRAERSLGDELTGVVITVPAYFDDAQRQATKDAAKLAGLNVLRLLNEPTAAAIAYGLDNASEGVYAVYDLGGGTFDISILRLSQGVFEVLATNGDSALGGDDFDQRIFCWVLEQAKFPELSARDTRLLLGKARDAKESLSEHQEVGITAILSSGETVDVVLTAKTFNEITASLVNKTLSPTRKALRDAGLTVEEIKGVVMVGGSTRMPRIQSAVAEFFNQTPLTNLDPDKVVALGAAIQANVLAGNRAADDWLLLDVIPLSLGIETMGGLAEKIIPRNTTIPAARAQEFTTYKDGQTAMSIHVVQGERELVSDCRSLAKFELRGIPPMVAGAARIRVTFQVDADGLLSVYAEELKSGVQATITVKPAYGLVDEDITRMLQASYTYAKEDMQMRALQEAKVDAQRLLDATQTALDENGTDLLGADEQQAIAAAVQTLTALLEGVDHRAIKDAAEVLNEVTRDFAARRMDASVKQALAGQRFDTI
- the fdx gene encoding ISC system 2Fe-2S type ferredoxin, which produces MPQLIVLPHPELCPEGAAIDVAPGVSICDALLANDVNIEHACEKSCACTTCHVIVREGFDSLTPSEELEDDMLDKAWGLEPHSRLSCQAIMDNTDLVIEIPKYTVNMVKEGH
- the iscX gene encoding Fe-S cluster assembly protein IscX, whose amino-acid sequence is MKWTDTLDIAIELFETHPDVDPKFIRFTDLHSWVTALPDFNDDPEHSNEKILEAIQMAWIDEAE
- the ycaO gene encoding 30S ribosomal protein S12 methylthiotransferase accessory factor YcaO codes for the protein MTQQHFIIGKDAALETSIATMQAKLKALGFNIEERSWLNPVADAWSVHIRDSDCPLLFTNGKGASRDAALASALGEFFERLGCRYFWTHYYFGKTIAEQDFVHYPQERWFDVPEHGGWPEALLNDELREFYDPDSALDVQTLVDRNSGNAERGICALPYQRQRDNETCWFPVNIIGNLYVSNGMSAGNTPTEARTQALSEILERHVKFRVISEGICLPDVPEEVIARYPSIAKGIAELRAAGFGILVKDASLGGRYPVMNVTMLNPNDQGCFASFGAHPRFEVALERSLTELLQGRDLDALAGFHEPGFDLEEIADPQNIEIHFVDSSGIISWEFLRDQPDYEFADWDHPGTTAEEFNWLCDCIHQDDRDIYIADYTDLGVYSCRIIVPGMSEIYPIDDLEWDNNSIANDLRPAILNLQNLDDGECQTLLDTLNELGLADQRPVAALIGLAADPGSHWKDLRIGELKTLLALACGNTEAIQEGCDWIHHFEQIAAPRRLVYRCITTLLEMEDAAPYQANLALLYGTDTVAQARALLSREQRFFDLGAPGMDLTGCDMHQRLLAAYRKVSVHSAK
- a CDS encoding pseudouridine synthase, giving the protein MSEETLRLSKLMSMRGLCSRREADVYIARGWVRVDGVPVTELGTKVSPHCRIDLMQQAQREQNNRVTILLNKPIGYVSAQAEDGYQPASVLITAGNHYPEDQSGIAFSNEHAHGLAPAGRLDIDSIGLLVLTQDGRIAKQLIGENSAVDKEYLVRVEGQLSEKGLRLLNHGLSLDGAALRPAQVSWQNQDQLRFVLREGKKRQIRRMCELVGLKVIGLKRIRIGNVLLGDLPIGQWRYLADNEQF
- a CDS encoding HNH endonuclease, which codes for MATERWTKEQVKLAFHLYCQLPYGRIYGRNPEIIALARVIGRTSDAVAMKMLNIASIDPAITSTGRVGLGNASALDREVWDEFHADWERLAVECELLRQQLDANIVDVVSENEEFLLDDFTGETRQVLATQRIKQHFFRRAVLSSYRGRCCMSGLSEPQLLIASHIVPWSKDKANRLNPSNGLCLSAIHDRAFDKGFITLSDDFRIVVSDELKRRDDTFVKEVLLPLNGMLIELPERFMPSVEFISRHRTDLFLDNQ